The following coding sequences are from one Pseudomonas mendocina window:
- a CDS encoding OprD family porin has product MTRKKSLSCSVLGMSVLALPGAGATAAGFIEDSKASLELRNFYLNRDFRENAGQNKREEWAQGFILNLESGFTQGTVGFGVDAIGMLGIKLDSSPDRSGTDLLPRDSRNRAEDDYSKLGVTGKVRFAESQLRVGTLLPKMPYLQYSNARLLPQVFEGWQLQSKDLERATFTLGEINRVVHRDVSGSEKLALNNKNGRFGGSPESDELRFGGVDYAITPQWLASYHYAELDDVYRQHFLGMQHTLALGPGKLKSDLRYFNNAETGQERAGKIDNQVINAMFTYSLAGHALGLAYQKMHGDDAFTYVDGATPYLTNFLQINDFAGPDERSWQLRYDFDFATVGVPGLKFMTRYVRGDQVDLASGEGREWERNTDIAYTFGDGALKNLTVTWRNATYRSSFVRDLDENRLILSYIVPIW; this is encoded by the coding sequence ATGACAAGAAAGAAATCCCTGAGCTGCTCCGTCCTGGGCATGTCCGTCCTTGCACTGCCTGGTGCTGGCGCCACTGCTGCAGGCTTTATCGAAGACAGCAAGGCCAGCCTGGAGCTGCGCAACTTCTACCTCAACCGCGACTTTCGGGAGAATGCCGGGCAGAACAAGCGAGAGGAGTGGGCCCAGGGCTTCATCCTCAACCTTGAATCCGGTTTTACCCAGGGTACGGTCGGTTTTGGTGTCGATGCCATCGGCATGCTGGGCATCAAACTCGATTCCTCGCCCGATCGTAGCGGCACCGATCTGCTGCCACGCGATAGCCGCAATCGCGCCGAGGATGACTACAGCAAGCTTGGCGTGACCGGCAAGGTGCGCTTTGCCGAGAGCCAACTGCGCGTCGGCACCTTGCTGCCGAAGATGCCTTACCTGCAATACAGCAACGCACGCCTGCTGCCTCAGGTGTTCGAGGGCTGGCAACTGCAGAGCAAGGATCTCGAGCGCGCCACGTTCACTCTGGGTGAGATCAACCGCGTCGTGCATCGCGATGTTTCCGGTTCGGAAAAGCTCGCGCTGAACAACAAGAACGGCCGTTTCGGCGGTAGCCCGGAAAGCGACGAGCTGCGCTTCGGCGGCGTGGACTACGCGATCACTCCGCAATGGCTGGCCAGTTATCACTACGCCGAGCTGGACGACGTGTACCGCCAGCATTTCCTCGGCATGCAGCACACCCTGGCACTGGGGCCGGGCAAGCTGAAGAGCGACCTGCGCTACTTCAACAACGCCGAGACCGGGCAGGAGCGTGCCGGCAAGATCGACAATCAGGTCATCAATGCGATGTTCACCTACAGCCTCGCTGGTCATGCGCTGGGCCTGGCTTACCAGAAAATGCATGGTGACGACGCATTCACCTATGTCGATGGCGCCACGCCGTACTTGACCAACTTCCTGCAGATCAATGATTTCGCCGGGCCTGACGAACGCTCCTGGCAACTGCGTTATGACTTCGACTTCGCCACTGTCGGGGTACCCGGCCTTAAGTTCATGACCCGCTACGTGCGTGGCGATCAGGTCGACCTGGCATCCGGTGAAGGCCGCGAGTGGGAGCGCAACACCGATATTGCCTACACCTTCGGCGATGGCGCCCTGAAGAACCTCACGGTCACCTGGCGCAACGCGACCTACCGTTCGAGCTTCGTCCGCGATCTGGATGAGAACCGTCTGATCCTCAGTTACATCGTACCGATCTGGTAA
- a CDS encoding 4-oxalomesaconate tautomerase → MRTVPCVLMRGGTSKGPVFLANHLPSDPQQRDEVLLSLMGSGHELEIDGIGGGSPQTSKVAIVSRSPHPDADVDYLFVQVMVTQRRVDTAPNCGNMLCAIGPFAIEHGLVNASSPMTRVRIRNLNTNTFVDSDVMTPGGRVRYDGDTAIDGVPGTAAPIKLTFLNAAGAKTGKLLPTGRVRDQFDGVEVTCIDMAMPMVLMHAEALGKTGYESPAELDADTAFLQRLERIRLQAGLAMGLGDVSQMVIPKPVLLAPARNGGTLSVRYFMPHNCHRSVAATGAIGLATACAVAGSVAQDIAPIAGEALVRLEHPGGQIEVSLQPAGDGQPENLRASLVRTARRLFSGEVYVPNLRRTGS, encoded by the coding sequence ATGCGGACGGTACCTTGTGTACTCATGCGAGGCGGTACTTCGAAAGGGCCAGTATTTCTGGCCAACCATCTGCCCAGCGATCCACAGCAGCGCGATGAGGTATTGCTCAGCCTGATGGGCTCTGGCCACGAGCTGGAGATCGACGGCATTGGCGGCGGCAGCCCGCAAACCAGCAAGGTGGCGATCGTCAGCCGTTCACCACACCCGGATGCCGACGTCGACTACCTGTTCGTGCAGGTCATGGTGACCCAGCGTCGCGTCGACACCGCTCCGAACTGCGGCAACATGCTTTGTGCCATCGGCCCCTTCGCCATCGAGCACGGCCTGGTCAATGCCAGTTCGCCGATGACGCGGGTGCGTATCCGCAATCTCAACACCAACACCTTCGTCGACTCCGACGTGATGACCCCGGGCGGCCGCGTGCGTTATGACGGGGATACCGCCATCGATGGTGTGCCGGGTACCGCCGCGCCGATCAAACTGACCTTCCTCAATGCCGCAGGCGCCAAGACCGGCAAGTTGCTGCCGACTGGCCGCGTGCGTGACCAGTTCGACGGTGTCGAGGTCACCTGCATCGACATGGCTATGCCGATGGTGCTGATGCATGCCGAAGCGCTGGGCAAGACCGGTTACGAGTCGCCAGCCGAGCTGGATGCCGACACGGCGTTTCTGCAGCGCCTGGAGCGCATTCGTCTGCAGGCCGGTCTGGCCATGGGCCTCGGCGATGTCTCGCAGATGGTCATTCCCAAACCGGTGTTGCTGGCGCCTGCACGAAATGGCGGCACCCTCAGCGTTCGCTACTTCATGCCGCACAACTGCCACCGCTCGGTTGCCGCCACCGGGGCCATCGGCCTGGCGACGGCTTGCGCCGTTGCCGGCAGCGTCGCTCAGGACATAGCGCCTATCGCTGGCGAAGCACTCGTGCGTCTGGAGCACCCAGGCGGGCAGATCGAGGTTTCCCTGCAGCCTGCCGGCGACGGTCAACCTGAAAACCTGCGTGCCTCGCTGGTACGCACCGCGCGCCGCCTGTTCTCGGGCGAGGTTTATGTCCCCAACCTGCGCCGAACAGGAAGCTGA
- a CDS encoding LysR family transcriptional regulator produces the protein MNYELQDIRAFVKIAEFGNFHEAANAIHLSQPALTRRMQKLEEGLGIQLLDRTTRRVSLTAVGRDFLPKARRLLDDFERSILGIRELAERQSGQVTLACIPTAAFYFLPTVIRAFNLQYPKIRIRILDLSAHEGLEAVIRGEADFGINMQSGQSAEIDFTPLVNEPFVLACRRDHPLANQPEVAWRELSDYRLIGVGRLSGNRVLLDHGLANLDWRPSWFYEVQHLSTSLGMVEAGLGIAALPSLAMPAEDHPILVRRPLVDPVISRTLGLVRRRASSLSPAAEQFVETLLRQWPSYTSLGSDS, from the coding sequence ATGAATTACGAACTCCAAGACATCCGGGCTTTCGTGAAAATTGCCGAATTCGGTAATTTCCACGAGGCCGCCAACGCGATCCACCTCTCCCAGCCGGCGTTGACCCGACGCATGCAGAAGCTCGAAGAAGGTCTCGGCATTCAGTTACTGGATCGCACCACTCGACGGGTAAGCCTGACGGCCGTGGGCCGGGATTTTCTACCCAAGGCCCGACGCCTGCTGGATGACTTCGAACGCTCGATACTGGGCATCCGAGAGCTTGCCGAGCGCCAGTCGGGTCAGGTGACACTGGCCTGTATCCCGACCGCCGCCTTCTACTTCCTGCCTACGGTGATCCGTGCCTTCAACCTGCAATATCCGAAGATTCGCATCCGCATTCTCGACCTGAGCGCTCACGAAGGCCTGGAGGCGGTGATCCGTGGCGAAGCGGACTTCGGCATCAACATGCAGAGTGGTCAGAGTGCAGAGATCGACTTCACCCCGCTGGTCAACGAACCCTTCGTCCTGGCTTGCCGCCGCGACCATCCACTGGCCAATCAGCCTGAGGTCGCGTGGCGTGAGCTGAGTGACTACAGGCTGATCGGCGTCGGTCGCCTGAGCGGCAACCGTGTGCTGCTCGACCACGGCCTGGCCAATCTTGACTGGCGCCCGAGCTGGTTCTACGAGGTGCAACACCTGTCCACCTCATTGGGCATGGTCGAAGCCGGCCTGGGGATTGCTGCGCTACCGAGCCTGGCAATGCCTGCCGAAGATCATCCGATCCTGGTCAGACGCCCTCTGGTCGACCCGGTCATCAGTCGAACATTGGGGTTGGTGCGGCGCCGGGCGTCCTCCCTGTCGCCTGCGGCCGAGCAGTTCGTCGAGACCCTGCTGCGACAATGGCCCAGCTATACCTCGCTGGGCAGCGACAGCTGA
- a CDS encoding OprD family porin translates to MHKKHCLALACSLALGGSLAHASSQSEANGFVEDASLNLLLRNAYFNRDYKDNTNDAKTWGQGFIATFESGFTQGTVGVGVDAFGLLGVKLDSGRGRNYAAFFDTDSQGRPVDDLSQAGGAVKLRFSNTVIKYGNQFPSLPVLAHDDSRLLPQSFTGTLVTSNEIEGLELNAGRFTADSPMGDPARDPNRLKSIDVLGGSYAVSDDLSVALYHSDIEDVYKRYYANVNYNLALAADQALNFDFNIYRTKYDTGSDAALDYGGDGEGDRNTIWSLAAKYSIGAHAFIVAHQRNTGDAGFAYDYGDGGASIYLANSYYSDFNLKDERSWQASYELDFAEYGVPGLRYKFAYVRGDNIDTGNDNNGTEREIFNQIGYTIQSGAAKDLHLRLRNSIYRSSTDVGPDLNEIRAFVEYPLSIL, encoded by the coding sequence ATGCACAAGAAGCACTGTCTCGCGCTGGCTTGCAGCCTCGCGCTGGGTGGGTCGTTGGCTCATGCCAGCAGCCAATCCGAAGCCAATGGGTTCGTCGAGGACGCCAGTCTCAACCTGTTGCTGCGCAACGCCTATTTCAACCGTGACTACAAAGACAACACCAACGATGCCAAGACCTGGGGTCAGGGTTTCATCGCCACCTTCGAATCGGGTTTCACCCAGGGTACCGTCGGCGTCGGCGTCGATGCCTTCGGCCTGCTCGGTGTCAAACTCGACAGCGGCCGCGGTCGCAACTATGCCGCCTTCTTCGACACCGACAGCCAGGGTCGCCCAGTGGACGATCTGTCCCAGGCTGGCGGTGCGGTGAAGCTGCGCTTCTCCAATACCGTGATCAAGTACGGCAACCAGTTCCCTTCCCTGCCGGTTCTGGCTCATGACGACAGCCGCCTGCTGCCGCAATCCTTCACCGGCACGCTGGTCACCAGCAACGAAATCGAAGGCCTGGAGCTGAATGCTGGACGCTTCACCGCTGACAGCCCGATGGGCGACCCGGCGCGCGACCCCAACCGCCTGAAGAGCATCGATGTGCTCGGTGGCAGCTATGCCGTCAGTGATGACCTGAGCGTGGCGCTGTACCACTCCGACATCGAGGACGTGTACAAGCGCTACTACGCCAACGTCAATTACAACCTGGCCCTGGCGGCCGACCAGGCGCTCAACTTCGACTTCAACATCTACCGCACCAAGTACGACACCGGTTCCGATGCGGCGCTGGATTACGGCGGCGATGGCGAAGGCGATCGCAATACCATCTGGAGCCTGGCAGCCAAGTACAGCATCGGCGCCCATGCCTTCATCGTCGCTCACCAGCGCAACACGGGGGACGCCGGCTTCGCCTATGACTATGGCGATGGTGGTGCCAGCATCTACCTGGCCAACTCCTACTACTCGGACTTCAACCTGAAGGATGAGCGTTCCTGGCAGGCCAGCTATGAGCTGGACTTCGCCGAGTACGGCGTGCCAGGCCTGCGTTACAAGTTCGCCTACGTACGCGGCGACAACATCGATACCGGCAACGACAACAACGGTACCGAGCGCGAGATCTTCAACCAGATCGGCTACACCATCCAGAGTGGCGCGGCCAAGGATCTGCATCTGCGCCTGCGCAACTCCATCTATCGCTCCAGCACCGACGTAGGGCCGGATCTCAACGAGATTCGCGCCTTCGTCGAGTACCCGCTGAGCATCCTCTGA
- a CDS encoding PLP-dependent aminotransferase family protein, with protein MPADKAPPHVVFLPLGAPEAGVSLQSWLYESLRRAILGGRLPAGSKLPSTRAMADHYSLARGTVQAAYQQLLSEGYLQARTGSGTRVSEVLPDPTLNAGYVRRKVVPAQEEKRTAPETPWLKRLDAIEPIFSRRTMPSGLRPFFPHRGDINAFPIDLWRKLHTQQLRSSRLSMLLDSDPAGLPELREAIASYLAIARGVQVSPERILVLSSVQQGLDICLRLLAPGDSQVWMEDPGYPGARQLMDISGVRRVDVPVDRFGIQVEEGMRQAPGARLAYVTPSRQAPLGGELSPARRLALLKWAAEQGSYIFEDDYDSEYRFIAKPIPALRSMPAAEHSVILAGTFSKLLFPSVRLAYLVLPEHLLESFTRASALMSRHANSLAQAVLADFIHEGHFDRHVRRMRKIYASRAEAFAEAAHRHWQGLIEVPEIRAGMDIACQLQVESEQDAFIRLQAAGIDTIPLSRYCVGTRTAGLVMGFAPYEERAIEDAAKAVALALRG; from the coding sequence ATGCCAGCCGACAAAGCCCCGCCACACGTGGTATTCCTCCCGCTGGGCGCTCCGGAAGCCGGGGTTAGCCTGCAGAGTTGGCTGTATGAGTCGCTGCGGCGTGCGATCCTCGGCGGTCGTCTGCCGGCAGGCAGTAAATTGCCCAGCACCCGCGCCATGGCCGATCACTACAGCCTGGCCCGTGGCACGGTGCAGGCGGCCTACCAGCAGTTGCTCTCCGAGGGGTACCTGCAGGCACGAACCGGCAGCGGTACTCGGGTCAGCGAAGTATTGCCGGATCCCACCCTCAACGCGGGTTACGTTCGACGCAAAGTGGTGCCGGCACAGGAGGAGAAACGCACTGCTCCTGAGACCCCCTGGCTGAAGCGGCTGGACGCGATCGAGCCGATTTTCTCCCGGCGTACGATGCCTTCAGGGCTGCGGCCGTTCTTCCCCCACCGTGGTGACATCAACGCCTTCCCCATCGATCTGTGGCGCAAGCTGCATACTCAGCAGCTGCGCAGTTCACGTCTGTCCATGCTGCTCGATTCCGATCCGGCGGGGTTGCCCGAGTTGCGCGAAGCCATCGCCAGCTATTTGGCCATTGCCCGCGGCGTGCAGGTATCACCCGAGCGCATCCTGGTACTCAGCAGCGTGCAGCAAGGGCTCGATATCTGCCTGCGGCTGCTTGCCCCAGGTGACTCGCAGGTGTGGATGGAAGACCCAGGCTACCCAGGCGCACGGCAATTGATGGATATCTCAGGTGTACGTCGTGTGGACGTGCCAGTGGATCGCTTCGGTATCCAGGTGGAGGAAGGCATGCGCCAGGCGCCTGGTGCCAGGCTGGCCTATGTCACGCCGTCACGGCAGGCGCCGCTGGGTGGGGAGCTGTCGCCGGCCAGGCGTCTGGCCTTGCTGAAATGGGCAGCGGAGCAGGGCAGCTACATCTTCGAAGACGACTACGACAGCGAGTACCGCTTCATCGCCAAACCGATACCCGCATTGCGCTCGATGCCGGCCGCAGAGCATTCGGTGATTCTTGCCGGTACCTTCAGCAAGCTGCTGTTTCCCAGTGTGCGTCTGGCTTACTTGGTGCTGCCGGAGCATCTGCTCGAGAGTTTCACGCGCGCGTCGGCATTGATGTCACGGCATGCCAACAGCCTGGCCCAGGCCGTACTGGCGGACTTCATTCACGAGGGCCATTTCGACCGTCATGTGCGACGCATGCGCAAGATCTATGCGTCACGTGCCGAGGCCTTCGCCGAGGCGGCGCACAGGCATTGGCAAGGTCTGATCGAGGTGCCTGAAATTCGCGCGGGGATGGACATTGCCTGCCAGCTACAGGTCGAGAGCGAGCAGGACGCCTTCATCCGTCTGCAGGCTGCCGGTATCGATACGATTCCGCTGTCACGCTACTGCGTGGGCACTCGTACAGCGGGGCTGGTAATGGGGTTTGCGCCCTATGAAGAACGCGCCATCGAGGATGCTGCCAAGGCTGTTGCCCTGGCCTTGCGCGGTTGA
- a CDS encoding NAD(P)/FAD-dependent oxidoreductase, which translates to MKQQILIIGAGFGGMWSALSATRLLDKQQRLDVAVTLLAPQAELRVRPRFYETDLTTTVAPLGPLFEAVGVQFIQGSATRIDAAGKRVIYRNADGAQAELHFDRLILASGSQVARPPLAGIDRFAFDVDSLEAAQRLEAHLQSLSERPNSLARNTVVVVGGGFTGIETATEMPARLRAILGDKADIRVIVVDMGKRVGSAMGEQIANVIAEASETLGVTWRLGSPVSMVDEHGVVLDNGERIEASTVVWTVGVKASPLTQQIDGERDAFGRLHVDRNLKVLGQETIYATGDTAYAAVDDRGNHALMTCQHAIALGRSAGNNAAADLLGVAPTPYSQPKYVTCLDLGGWGAVFTEGWERKVVLTGQEGKALKSEINTKWIYPPEANREAALAAADPLIPVVA; encoded by the coding sequence ATGAAACAGCAGATCCTGATCATTGGTGCCGGTTTCGGCGGTATGTGGAGTGCACTGAGCGCCACTCGCCTGCTCGACAAACAACAACGTCTCGATGTCGCCGTCACCCTCCTCGCCCCGCAAGCCGAACTGCGTGTTCGCCCGCGCTTCTACGAGACCGACCTGACTACCACCGTAGCGCCGCTCGGCCCGTTGTTCGAAGCGGTTGGTGTGCAGTTCATCCAGGGCAGCGCCACCCGTATCGATGCAGCAGGCAAGCGAGTCATCTATCGCAACGCCGATGGTGCACAGGCCGAACTGCACTTCGACCGACTGATCCTGGCCAGCGGCAGCCAGGTCGCTCGCCCGCCTTTGGCGGGTATCGACCGTTTCGCCTTCGATGTCGACAGCCTGGAAGCGGCACAGCGTCTCGAGGCTCATCTACAAAGCCTGAGTGAGCGGCCGAACAGCCTGGCACGCAATACCGTGGTCGTGGTGGGCGGCGGCTTTACCGGAATCGAAACCGCCACGGAAATGCCGGCACGCCTGCGCGCCATCCTGGGAGACAAGGCCGACATTCGCGTCATCGTCGTCGATATGGGCAAGCGGGTCGGCAGCGCCATGGGCGAGCAGATCGCCAATGTGATCGCCGAAGCCAGCGAGACACTGGGCGTGACCTGGAGACTCGGCAGCCCGGTCTCGATGGTCGACGAACATGGCGTGGTGCTCGATAACGGCGAGCGCATCGAGGCCAGCACGGTGGTCTGGACCGTTGGTGTGAAAGCCTCGCCGCTGACCCAGCAGATCGATGGCGAGCGCGATGCGTTCGGCCGTCTGCACGTTGACCGCAACCTCAAGGTGCTCGGTCAGGAAACCATCTACGCCACCGGCGATACGGCCTATGCCGCGGTGGATGATCGGGGCAACCATGCCTTGATGACTTGCCAACATGCCATCGCCCTGGGCCGTTCGGCGGGCAATAATGCCGCAGCGGATTTGCTGGGTGTCGCGCCGACGCCCTACAGCCAGCCCAAGTACGTCACTTGTCTCGATCTGGGTGGTTGGGGCGCGGTGTTTACCGAGGGCTGGGAGCGCAAGGTGGTGCTGACCGGCCAGGAAGGCAAGGCGCTCAAGAGCGAGATCAACACCAAGTGGATCTACCCACCAGAAGCCAATCGCGAAGCCGCACTGGCCGCTGCCGACCCGCTGATCCCGGTCGTGGCCTGA
- a CDS encoding AraC family transcriptional regulator has product MDILSEFFERTSLQGRLFFAGPVEGTLVLDKPPGMAFLHVIERGGIDMVQPNLPRIAINQPSVLFCPSSCCYQLRAQEEGGADLICASFQFGRSGQQPFPLGLMETLVFPLSALEQLGPVIGSLVSEFRTPAPGRSKALNLLFEYVFVLLVRRAVGEGRISSGLLYALQDGRLGPALICIHQEPQMQWSVERLAELAKMSRSKFAALFTEVMDMSPMAYVTAWRMKVAQDMLREGVAIKTIADAVGYSSQASFSRTFVQQIGQPPGEWLRQAGREPPPKLKARIYRDWP; this is encoded by the coding sequence ATGGATATTCTTTCCGAGTTCTTCGAGCGCACGAGCCTGCAAGGGCGACTGTTCTTCGCTGGCCCGGTTGAGGGCACTCTCGTTCTAGATAAACCACCAGGCATGGCCTTCCTTCATGTGATCGAGCGTGGTGGGATCGATATGGTGCAGCCCAATTTGCCCCGTATCGCGATCAACCAACCCAGTGTCCTGTTCTGCCCCAGCAGTTGCTGTTATCAGCTGCGAGCACAGGAGGAGGGTGGTGCCGATCTGATCTGCGCGTCTTTCCAATTTGGCCGGTCTGGGCAGCAACCTTTTCCGCTGGGGTTGATGGAGACCCTGGTCTTTCCCTTGAGCGCCCTGGAGCAACTCGGCCCGGTAATTGGTTCGCTGGTCAGTGAATTTCGCACGCCAGCGCCTGGCCGCAGCAAGGCACTGAACCTGCTGTTCGAGTATGTATTCGTGCTGCTGGTACGCCGCGCTGTGGGCGAGGGACGGATTTCCAGCGGTTTGCTCTATGCCTTGCAGGACGGGCGCCTGGGGCCGGCGCTGATCTGCATCCACCAGGAGCCCCAAATGCAATGGAGCGTCGAGCGTCTGGCCGAGTTGGCGAAGATGTCGCGTTCGAAATTCGCGGCCTTGTTCACTGAGGTGATGGACATGTCGCCGATGGCTTACGTCACGGCATGGCGGATGAAAGTGGCGCAGGACATGCTGCGCGAAGGCGTAGCGATCAAGACCATTGCCGATGCGGTTGGCTACAGCTCGCAGGCATCCTTCTCGCGTACCTTCGTGCAGCAGATCGGCCAGCCGCCAGGTGAATGGCTGCGCCAGGCCGGCCGGGAGCCACCGCCCAAACTCAAGGCCAGGATTTATCGCGACTGGCCTTGA
- a CDS encoding chemotaxis protein CheV gives MSMVIGDALSLLLFRLHSGRLLGINLLKVNEIISCPPLTKLPNRHPNVRGIATLRGSALTVIDLARAIGERGAAGEDDGCLIVTELSRSRQGLHVKSVERIVQCSTRDVRPPPAGSGTRAFITGVTQIDGAIVQILDIEKVLHDIAPALEEAPVGQLLEGQDARLLQGRRVLLVDDSQVALQQTLNVLRQLGLDCTAVRSAQAALQQLHEFQQAGMPFELLVSDIEMPELDGYSLVQEIRRSHDIAETYVLLHTSLDSTMNTEKARSVGANAVLTKFSSVDLTQALLNAFRQMAGQH, from the coding sequence ATGAGTATGGTGATTGGCGACGCGCTATCGCTGTTGTTGTTTCGTTTGCATAGCGGCCGTCTGCTGGGGATCAACCTGCTCAAGGTCAATGAGATCATCTCTTGCCCGCCGTTGACCAAACTGCCCAATCGCCACCCGAACGTACGGGGTATCGCGACGCTGCGTGGTTCTGCGCTGACCGTCATCGATCTGGCGCGTGCCATCGGGGAACGGGGCGCGGCCGGTGAAGACGACGGGTGTCTGATCGTGACCGAGTTGAGTCGCTCGCGTCAGGGACTGCATGTGAAGAGCGTGGAGCGTATCGTGCAGTGCTCCACCCGCGACGTACGTCCACCGCCCGCCGGCTCTGGCACGCGTGCATTCATTACTGGTGTGACCCAGATCGATGGCGCCATCGTGCAGATTCTCGATATCGAGAAGGTACTGCATGACATTGCCCCGGCACTCGAAGAGGCGCCAGTCGGGCAACTGCTCGAAGGCCAGGATGCTCGCCTGCTGCAAGGTCGCCGGGTATTGCTGGTCGACGATTCGCAGGTCGCGCTGCAGCAGACGCTCAACGTACTGCGTCAGCTGGGACTCGATTGCACGGCCGTGCGTAGTGCTCAGGCCGCTCTGCAACAACTGCACGAGTTTCAACAGGCGGGTATGCCGTTCGAACTGCTGGTATCGGATATCGAGATGCCCGAACTCGACGGCTACAGCCTGGTTCAGGAAATTCGTCGCAGCCACGATATTGCCGAGACCTACGTGCTGCTGCACACCTCGCTCGATAGCACCATGAATACCGAGAAGGCTCGTTCGGTGGGTGCCAATGCGGTGCTGACCAAATTTTCTTCGGTCGACCTCACTCAGGCGCTGCTCAATGCCTTCCGGCAGATGGCCGGGCAGCACTGA
- a CDS encoding zinc-dependent alcohol dehydrogenase family protein, whose translation MSRMIRFHKFGDADVLQYEEVPTPVPGPGEVLVRVQAVGLGWKDVLWRQNLAAEQAKLPAGTGFELAGTVAALGDGVSDFEVGTAVAGFPASTPNRYPTWGDLVLMPSHALTRYPDVLSPVDASVHYTSLLFGYLALIDLAHLKPGQHVLITEASHCMAPQTVQLAKALGAKVIVSTGSSDDREFLRGLGADKVIVTEEQDLVLEVERYTEGKGVEVILDQCAGPQMKLLGDIAAPRGKLILYGINGGNDTAFPACAAFKKHLQFFRHCVLDFTGCPELGIEPNNEAVQRALTHINQMTADRLLTPVIDRVFDFEDFVEAHRYMETCPNRGRVALKLAAD comes from the coding sequence ATGTCCCGCATGATCCGTTTTCATAAGTTTGGCGATGCCGATGTGCTCCAGTACGAAGAGGTTCCGACGCCTGTGCCCGGCCCTGGTGAGGTGCTGGTGCGTGTTCAGGCCGTAGGCCTGGGCTGGAAGGACGTGCTGTGGCGGCAGAACCTGGCGGCCGAGCAGGCCAAGCTTCCGGCCGGTACAGGTTTCGAACTGGCCGGTACCGTGGCTGCATTGGGTGATGGTGTGAGCGACTTCGAAGTCGGCACCGCCGTTGCTGGTTTCCCGGCCAGCACACCGAACCGTTACCCGACCTGGGGTGATCTGGTGCTGATGCCTAGTCATGCCCTGACCCGCTATCCCGACGTGCTCAGCCCGGTCGATGCCAGCGTGCATTACACCAGCCTGCTGTTTGGCTACCTGGCGCTGATCGATCTCGCGCACCTGAAGCCCGGCCAGCACGTGCTGATCACCGAGGCCAGTCATTGCATGGCGCCGCAGACCGTGCAGTTGGCCAAGGCGCTGGGTGCCAAGGTTATCGTCTCCACTGGCTCATCGGATGATCGTGAGTTCCTGCGTGGCCTGGGTGCCGACAAGGTAATCGTGACCGAGGAGCAGGATCTGGTACTGGAGGTCGAGCGCTATACCGAAGGCAAAGGTGTCGAGGTGATTCTCGACCAGTGCGCCGGCCCGCAGATGAAACTGCTGGGCGACATCGCCGCGCCACGCGGCAAGCTGATCCTGTACGGGATCAACGGCGGCAACGACACGGCGTTTCCAGCCTGCGCAGCGTTCAAGAAGCACCTGCAGTTCTTCCGTCACTGCGTACTCGACTTTACCGGTTGCCCGGAGCTGGGCATCGAGCCGAACAACGAGGCCGTGCAACGTGCGCTTACGCACATCAATCAGATGACGGCCGACCGTCTGCTGACGCCGGTCATCGACAGGGTGTTCGACTTCGAAGACTTCGTCGAGGCCCACCGCTATATGGAAACCTGCCCGAACCGTGGGCGTGTGGCCCTGAAACTGGCCGCGGATTAA